A section of the Neofelis nebulosa isolate mNeoNeb1 chromosome 12, mNeoNeb1.pri, whole genome shotgun sequence genome encodes:
- the SEC16A gene encoding protein transport protein Sec16A isoform X2 translates to MQPPPQAAPSGVVGPPPAGTPQSMFWSNRSYRRQANSNAPVTPIACPLQPVTDPFAFSRQALQTTSSGSSSKSSTPILQGPAPPAFFQHPGLPVPHANAGDTSQGPALQATADTGLFASVLPPSAPPESELHRSGELAPSSEPEVQTLPCPHIPGAGADSPHGGHPHTNVLGPERPLSRQNPHDSAVAPSPFFPQPRQQMPGQWGPAQGGPQPSGQHYWPRPEGPVQRPVPHTSSIFLFPTPSSPCHGPGHEQLNPLVSLPGPLAGDGSNEPAYLQSGNQSANNFDPDNAFRQNSRAGNPRASQELRPNPGVNKEQLPDLALVNPLAQGNSPESHLHYPPGAETSRVLPEVDSGALSMFFHGGETENEENLSSENTSFAGPSDLDGSSPGPGLGHAPARVGAGGVYHAFPRGSSNEATQQGGHPQPYFSQSAGAQPDRPATASAAVTVWGGPAGAGAHASSPQYENVEDLEFIQNQEVLPSEPLSLDPSAPGDQLRYGPRLGVGGHAGGGGPNLEAPDSVPHPVRSDSVSSSYSSKSHGNLSGVARPRDLGGTFIQQEVGKPEDESSGSFFKQIDSSPVGGETNETTVSQNHRSSLSQPSTPSPPKPTGIFQTSANSSFEPVKSHLVGVKPVEADRAKVVGEVRGAGPHQKQHRPAAAPPDTCPGNLEQPPDNMETLFALQAGSLPFTVPVEAEQGLGHAGGPPSETVLLAAEKRPLARAQGAVKCESPVTTLWAQNELPDFGGSVLLAPAAPALHAPVRPQPSEVIQPPDEGVSGQQPRQPGPGLPLQSRDGVGASENLENPPKMGEEEALPSQASSGYASLLSSPPTESLQNQPVLIAQPDQSYNLAQPINFSVSLSSPNKKSLPWRDALVGDKPTASSRTVGGDSGESAPASGIAATSVTRSPLPKSLPQGSFPQVPGTSETVCNQPANLLVQPPPHPVPKNLLPEGQKVHNAENVLPELAGSPAGSTGVMLVPPANATSVPAGSKADPSGNREETSGALDFTLNRTLENSLRMYGPSRSDSPACPQTVTSQPRQPGPGAQNPDRFYQQVTKDAQDPCGLGRAQQEPSPAPQQGPKATCSEPSNPGSPPVQGQSQDSVPPPASPAPADTGQQLLPRPPRSSSASVVSTSSSQAAARSDQQWLQPPPSDLAAYYYYRPLYDGYQSQYPSPYPPDPGTASLYYQDVYGLYEPRYRSYDSAVSAYAESYRCPEPERPSSRASHCSDRPPARQGYPEGYYNSKSGWSSHSDYYAGYYSGQYDYADAGRWDRYHYGSRFRDPRACDRRYWYDAEHDPYRKENYTYGDRPERYDDPWRYDPRFTGSFDDDPEPHRDPYGEEADRRSVHSERSAQSLRSSLSSRSRQSQVYRNHGMTAASYEAPPPPDSLPGDYAYGNNFGSVQGFPEYGYPAEAGWPATEQAPSRPTSPEKFSVPHVCARFGPGGQLIKVIPNLPSEGQPALVEIHSMETLLQHTPDQEEMRSFPGPLGKGDTHKVDVINFAQNKATKCLQNENLIDKESASLLWNFIVLLCRQNGTVVGTDIAELLLRDHRTAWLPGKSPNEANLIDFTNEAVGQVEEEESGEAQLSFLTDSHAATTSTLEKETERFRELLLYGRKKDALESAMKNALWGHALLLASKMDSRTHARVMTRFANSLPINDPLQTVYQLMSGRMPAASTCCGDEKWGDWRPHLAMILSNLSSSVDVESRATTTMGDTLASKGLLDAAHFCYLMAQVGLGVYTKKTAKLVLIGSNHSLPFFQFATNEAIQRTEAYEYAQSLGAQTCSFPNFQVFKFIYSCRLAEMGLATQAFHYCEVIAKTILTQPHAHSPVLISQLAQIASQLRLFDPQLREKPEEESFVEPTWLVQLRRVEKQVKEGAAPWSLDGALSQCCPSTPSPEAGQHDGPGPAQPGNPLLALPVPSAERFGQGVRLLPSAPPTLPDSQPALPARVPLFPVPPPPGPAELGPGCGPPGSALGFPEPSVPEPAALYPGPGLPAGAPSLQESEHLPQEAGSQDPGVMPQEALGRNSLPERREDGFGGKFAHLGPSRTPQDSEVPPAWERAGPGALQPPLTSTPEGKRPAQAAGKEVKEPKKSSESWLFRWLPGKKRTEAYLPDDKNKSIVWDEKKNRWVDVNEPEEEKKAPPPPPTSLPKAAQAGPPGPGGPPRASVNMFSRKAAGARARYVDILNPGGPQRSEPALAPAEFFAPLAPMPIPTHSFGPNADAEEAPPAEGAGREGRAPAGGTVNPEPASQPQVLGLPASLPGPELPPAHEDGSKGGELSRCSSLSSLSREVSQHFSQAPSDHPAAGGASGAAVPFYGPAHFAQASAASGGSRMGRIGQRKYPALS, encoded by the exons ATGCAGCCGCCGCCTCAGGCAGCCCCATCAGGCGTGGTCGGGCCACCTCCGGCCGGGACTCCTCAGAGCATGTTCTGGTCCAACAGATCTTACAGGAGACAGGCAAATAGTAACGCACCGGTGACCCCGATAGCTTGCCCGTTGCAGCCGGTAACGGATCCGTTTGCTTTTAGTAGACAAGCGCTACAAACTACATCGTCGGGCAGTTCGTCCAAAAGCAGCACGCCCATTCTGCAGGGCCCGGCCCCGCCAGCGTTCTTTCAACACCCTGGTCTGCCTGTGCCTCATGCGAATGCTGGGGATACCTCGCAAGGACCTGCGTTGCAGGCCACAGCGGACACCGGTCTGTTTGCCAGCGTGTTGCCACCTTCAGCGCCGCCGGAGTCAGAGTTGCACAGGAGTGGCGAGCTTGCTCCCAGCTCGGAACCCGAAGTTCAGACTCTGCCATGTCCTCACATTCCAGGAGCGGGTGCCGACAGTCCCCACGGGGGCCATCCGCACACGAACGTGCTTGGGCCCGAGAGACCCCTGAGTCGGCAGAACCCGCACGACAGTGCTGTGGCGCCGTCCCCTTTCTTCCCTCAGCCTCGTCAGCAAATGCCAGGGCAGTGGGGGCCAGCGCAGGGAGGCCCACAGCCCTCAGGTCAACATTATTGGCCCCGCCCAGAAGGACCTGTTCAGCGCCCGGTGCCCCACACCTCCAGCAttttcctcttccccactccGTCCAGCCCATGTCACGGTCCCGGCCACGAGCAGCTCAACCCACTGGTGTCTTTGCCAGGACCCTTGGCCGGTGACGGAAGCAATGAGCCGGCCTACCTGCAGAGTGGTAACCAGTCAGCAAATAACTTCGATCCTGACAACGCGTTCAGGCAAAATTCTAGAGCTGGGAATCCTCGGGCAAGCCAGGAGCTCAGGCCAAATCCAGGAGTGAATAAAGAGCAGTTGCCAGACCTCGCTCTTGTGAATCCCCTCGCTCAGGGAAACAGCCCAGAAAGCCATTTGCACTACCCCCCAGGGGCCGAGACCAGCCGGGTCCTGCCGGAAGTGGACTCGGGAGCTCTCTCCATGTTCTTCCACGGCGGAGAGACGGAAAATGAGGAGAACCTCTCATCTGAAAACACAAGCTTCGCTGGTCCGTCTGACTTGGATGGCTCCTCCCCCGGCCCGGGACTTGGTCATGCTCCCGCACGTGTGGGAGCGGGTGGCGTTTACCACGCCTTTCCCAGAGGTTCCAGCAATGAGGCCACGCAGCAGGGAGGCCACCCGCAGCCTTATTTCTCTCAGTCTGCAGGCGCCCAGCCTGATAGACCGGCCACGGCAAGCGCTGCCGTCACTGTGTGGGGCGGCCCAGCAGGCGCAGGGGCTCACGCCAGCAGCCCACAGTACGAGAACGTGGAGGACTTAGAGTTCATTCAGAATCAGGAAGTTTTGCCAAGTGAGCCCCTAAGTTTGGACCCTTCCGCCCCTGGCGATCAGCTCAGATACGGCCCCAGGCTCGGTGTTGGGGGCCACGCTGGAGGCGGGGGCCCAAATCTCGAGGCCCCGGATTCAGTGCCACACCCCGTGCGATCTGACAGCGTGTCGTCCAGTTACAGCAGCAAGAGCCACGGGAATCTTTCAGGTGTGGCCAGGCCTCGAGACCTGGGGGGCACTTTCATTCAGCAAGAAGTTGGAAAACCTGAAGATGAGTCTTCGGGGAGCTTTTTTAAGCAAATTGATTCTTCTCCTGTAGGAGGCGAGACAAACGAGACCACCGTGAGCCAGAATCACCGCAGCAGCCTGTCCCAGCCCTCAACCCCAAGCCCCCCAAAACCCACTGGAATATTCCAGACAAGCGCGAATAGTTCTTTTGAACCGGTGAAGTCCCACTTAGTTGGAGTGAAACCAGTTGAGGCCGATCGGGCCAAGGTGGTGGGCGAGGTGAGGGGGGCCGGACCCCACCAGAAGCAGCACCGGCCAGCTGCCGCACCGCCTGACACGTGCCCTGGCAACTTGGAGCAGCCCCCGGACAACATGGAGACCCTGTTCGCACTCCAGGCCGGTTCTCTGCCCTTTACCGTACCCGTGGAGGCCGAGCAGGGGCTTGGGCACGCTGGGGGGCCGCCCTCGGAAACCGTGCTTCTGGCAGCTGAGAAGAGGCCCTTGGCCAGGGCCCAGGGAGCTGTGAAGTGCGAGAGCCCAGTGACGACCTTGTGGGCACAGAACGAGCTCCCAGATTTCGGGGGCAGCGTGCTCCTGGCCCCGGCTGCCCCGGCACTGCACGCGCCCGTGAGGCCTCAGCCCTCTGAAGTGATTCAGCCTCCTGACGAGGGAGTGTCCGGTCAGCAGCCCCGGCAGCCAGGCCCTGGCCTCCCTCTGCAGAGCAGGGATGGCGTCGGAGCTTCCGAGAACCTCGAGAACCCTCCCAAGATGGGAGAAGAGGAGGCCCTTCCCTCGCAGGCGAGCTCGGGCTATGCCAGCCTGTTATCCTCACCGCCCACTGAGTCTTTGCAGAATCAGCCAGTCTTGATTGCCCAGCCTGATCAAAGCTATAATTTGGCTCAGCCCATTAATTTTTCTGTGTCCTTATCGAGTCCTAACAAGAAGAGTCTGCCCTGGAGAGATGCTTTGGTGGGGGATAAACCAACAGCAAGCAGCCGGACTGTCGGGGGGGACTCCGGAGAAAGTGCTCCTGCGTCTGGGATCGCAGCCACCTCTGTCACCCGCTCGCCTCTGCCCAAGAGTCTCCCGCAAGGTAGCTTTCCACAAGTTCCTGGCACTTCGGAGACCGTTTGTAATCAACCTGCTAATTTGCTGGTTCAGCCGCCACCTCATCCGGTTCCAAAGAACTTGCTTCCAGAAGGCCAAAAGGTTCATAATGCAGAGAACGTTCTTCCCGAGCTGGCTGGTAGCCCTGCTGGAAGCACAGGCGTGATGTTGGTGCCGCCTGCAAACGCTACCTCGGTCCCTGCTGGTAGTAAAGCGGATCCCTCCGGTAATCGGGAAGAAACTTCTGGAGCCCTAGACTTCACGCTGAATAGGACTTTGGAAAATTCTCTAAGGATGTACGGCCCGTCCCGTTCTGACAGCCCAGCTTGTCCGCAAACCGTCACCAGTCAGCCTAGACAACCTGGGCCAGGGGCACAGAACCCAGACCGTTTCTACCAGCAGGTGACCAAAGACGCTCAGGACCCATGTGGCCTAGGGAGAGCCCAGCAGGAGCCGTCGCCGGCCCCCCAGCAAGGGCCCAAAGCAACATGTTCAGAACCTTCGAACCCAGGAAGTCCGCCGGTGCAGGGGCAGTCCCAAGACTCGGTCCCGCCACCGGCAAGTCCCGCTCCAGCTGACACGGGTCAGCAGCTGCTGCCTCGGCCGCCTCGGTCCTCCAGCGCGTCCGTCGTGTCCACCAGCTCCAGCCAGGCAGCCGCGCGGTCGGACCAGCAGTGGCTGCAGCCGCCTCCCTCGGACTTGGCAGCTTACTACTATTACAGACCCCTGTACGATGGCTACCAGTCGCAGTACCCCTCGCCATACCCGCCGGATCCTGGCACAGCCTCCCTCTATTACCAG GACGTCTATGGCCTGTATGAGCCCAGATACAGGTCCTACGACAGCGCGGTGTCCGCCTACGCTGAGAGCTACCGCTGCCCCGAGCCCGAGCGGCCCAGCTCCCGGGCAAGTCACTGCTCGGACCGGCCACCTGCCAG GCAAGGCTATCCTGAAGGTTACTACAACTCCAAAAGCGGATGGAGCAGCCACAGTGATTACTATGCAGGTTACTACTCCGGCCAGTATGACTACGCAG ATGCAGGCCGCTGGGACCGATACCACTATGGCTCCAGATTCAGGGACCCCCGCGCCTGTGACCGGAGGTATTGGTATGATGCGGAACACGATCCGTACCGGAAAGAAAACTACACTTACGGGGACAG GCCCGAGAGGTATGATGACCCCTGGAGGTACGACCCTCGCTTCACTGGCAGTTTTGACGACGACCCTGAGCCCCACAGGGACCCTTACGGGGAGGAGGCGGACAGACGCAGCGTGCACAGCGAGCGCTCCGCACAGAGTCTGCGCAGCAGCCTCAGCTCCCGCTCGCGCCAG AGTCAGGTTTACAGAAATCACGGCATGACTGCTGCTTCCTACGAGGCCCCGCCTCCCCCAGACTCCTTGCCTGGAGATTATGCCTACGGCAACAATTTTGGCAGCGTCCAGGGCTTCCCGGAGTACGGTTACCCTGCCGAAGCCGGCTGGCCCGCGACGgaacaag CTCCATCAAGACCAACTTCTCCTGAGAAATTCTCAGTGCCTCACGTCTGTGCCAGGTTTGGTCCTGGGGGTCAGCTCATTAAAGTGATTCCAAATCTGCCTTCAGAAGGACAGCCCGCGCTGGTCGAGATCCACAGCATGGAG ACCTTGCTGCAGCACACGCCGGACCAGGAGGAGATGCGCTCGTTCCCGGGACCGCTCGGCAA AGGTGACACCCATAAAGTGGATGTTATTAATTTTGCACAGAACAAAGCTACGAAATGTTTGCAGAATGAAAATTTAATTGACAAGGAGTCTGCCAGTCTCCTTTGGAATTTCATTGTTCTCTTGTGCAGGCAGAACGGG ACCGTGGTGGGAACAGACATCGCGGAACTTCTGTTACGAGACCACCGAACGGCATGGCTTCCTGGGAAGTCACCCAACGAGGCCAACCTGATCGATTTTACTAACGAGGCGGTGggacaagtggaggaggaggagtccGGGGAGGCCCAGCTCTCGTTCCTCACCGACAGCCACGCGGCCACCACCAGCACTCTCGAGAAGGAAACCGAGAGGTTCCGAGAGCTGCTGCTCTACGGACGCAAGaag GATGCTTTAGAATCCGCGATGAAAAACGCCTTGTGGGGACACGCTCTGTTGCTGGCAAGCAAGATGGACAGCCGGACACACGCCCGGGTCATGACCAG GTTCGCCAACAGTCTTCCGATCAACGACCCTCTGCAGACAGTGTACCAGCTGATGTCGGGCCGGATGCCCGCGGCGTCCACG TGTTGCGGAGACGAGAAGTGGGGAGATTGGAGGCCGCATCTTGCCATGATCTTGTCCAACCTGAGCAGCAGTGTGGATGTGGAGTCCAGGGCGACGACCACCATGGGCGACACGCTAG CTTCGAAAGGTCTCTTAGATGCTGCGCACTTCTGCTACCTCATGGCCCAGGTCGGGTTAGGGGTCTACACGAAGAAAACCGCAAAACTGGTTTTAATTGGATCGAATCACAG TTTGCCGTTTTTCCAGTTTGCAACCAATGAAGCCATTCAGAGGACGGAGGCCTATGAGTATGCCCAGTCCCTCGGGGCACAGACCTGCTCCTTCCCCAACTTCCAG GTGTTCAAGTTCATCTACTCCTGCCGCCTGGCGGAGATGGGGCTGGCCACGCAAGCCTTCCACTACTGCGAGGTGATCGCCAAGACCATCCTGACGCAGCCCCACGCGCACTCTCCGGTGCTCATCAGCCAGCTGGCTCAG ATCGCCTCGCAGTTGCGGCTCTTCGACCCTCAGCTGAGAGAGAAGCCGGAGGAGGAGTCCTTCGTGGAGCCCACCTGGTTGGTCCAGCTGCGGCGCGTCGAGAAGCAGGTCAAG GAGGGCGCCGCGCCGTGGAGCCTGGACGGGGCCCTCTCCCAGTGCTGCCCCAGCACGCCCAGCCCTGAGGCCGGGCAGCACGACGGCCCAGGACCCGCCCAGCCGGGCAACCCGCTGCTGGCACTGCCTGTGCCCAGCGCCGAGCGCTTCGGTCAGGGCGTGCGGCTGCTGCCTTCAG CTCCGCCGACGCTCCCCGACAGCCAGCCGGCCCTCCCCGCCAGGGTGCCGTTGTTCCCGGTGCCACCACCCCCCGGCCCTGCGGAGCTGGGGCCTGGCTGCGGACCCCCAGGGTCTGCGCTTGGCTTTCCAGAGCCCTCTGTGCCCGAGCCTGCAGCTCTGTACCCAGGACCTGGCCTGCCAGCGGGTGCACCGTCTCTGCAGGAAAGTGAGCACCTGCCCCAGGAGGCCGGAAGCCAGGACCCAG GGGTGATGCCACAGGAGGCGCTTGGGAGAAACTCGCTTCCGGAACGGAGAGAAGATGGTTTTGGCGGAAAATTCGCTCATCTG GGCCCCTCCAGGACGCCCCAGGACTCCGAGGTCCCTCCGGCGTGGGAGCGTGCTGGCCCCGGAGCCCTGCAGCCGCCTCTCACGTCCACGCCCGAAGGGAAGAGGCCTGCACAGGCGGCCGGGAAGGAGGTCAAGGAGCCTAAGAAG AGCAGCGAGTCCTGGTTATTTCGTTGGCTGCCCGGGAAGAAAAGGACGGAGGCTTATCTGCCCGACGACAAGAACAAGTCG ATCGTCTGGGATGAAAAGAAGAACCGATGGGTGGATGTAAACGAGCCAGAGGAGGAG AAGAAGGCTCCGCCCCCACCACCAACCTCCCTCCCCAAGGCTGCACAGGCTGGGCCCCCTGGTCCCGGAGGACCCCCGAGAGCCTCCGTGAACATGTTTTCCAGGAAAGCAG CCGGAGCCCGAGCGCGCTACGTGGACATCTTAAACCCGGGGGGCCCCCAGCGGAGTGAACCGGCTCTCGCCCCGGCGGAGTTTTTTGCTCCTCTGGCCCCGATGCCGATTCCCACCCACTCTTTCGGACCAAACGCAG ATGCGGAGGAAGCCCCGCCCGCAGAGGGGGCCGGCAGGGAAGGGCGTGCGCCTGCAGGGGGGACCGTCAATCCAGAGCCGGCCTCACAGCCCCAG GTGTTAGGTTTGCCAGCGTCGCTCCCTGGCCCTGAGCTCCCACCCGCGCACGAGGACGGTTCCAAGGGAGGAGAG CTTTCACGCTGTAGTTCACTGAGTTCATTGTCGCGTGAAGTAAGCCAGCATTTTTCTCAG GCTCCCAGTGACCACCCCGCAGCAGGGGGCGCCTCCGGGGCAGCCGTGCCCTTCTACGGCCCTGCTCACTTTGCACAG GCCTCTGCCGCCTCGGGGGGCTCCAGGATGGGGAGGATCGGCCAGAGGAAGTACCCGGCGTTGAGCTAG